CGAGCCGGGCGAGATCATCACCTTCGGCGCGCGCGGGATGGAGTCGCTGAAGCCGTTTCCGCCCTCGCCGCACGCGAAATGCATCTTTGAATACATTTATTTCTCGCGGCCCGACAGCAATCTCTACGGCCGCAACGTCTATCAGGTGAGAAAAGAGCTGGGGCGCCAGCTTGCGCGCGAGAGCGCGATCGAGGCCGACCTCGTAACGCCGGTGCCGGACTCGGGCGTGCCGGCGGCGATCGGCTTCGCCGAGGAGTCGGGCATCCCGCTGGAGTTCGGGCTGATCCGCAACCATTACGTGGGCCGGACCTTCATCGAGCCACAGCAGTCGATCCGCCACTTCGGCGTCAAGATCAAGCTCAACGCCCAGCGCGAGGTGCTGCAAGGAAAGCGGGTCGTCGTGGTGGACGATTCGATCGTGCGCGGCACGACGAGCCGGAAGATCATTCGCATGCTGCGCGACGCCGGCGCCAAGGAAGTGCACATGCGTATCAGCTCGCCGCCGACGATCAGCCCCTGCTACTACGGGATCGACACGCCGACGCGCGCCGAGCTGATCGCCTCCACGAATTCCACCGAGGAGATCCGCAAGTTCATCGAAGCAGACACCCTCGCTTATCTCAGCCGCGACGGGATGTATACGTTTCTGAAGAACGGCGAGAAGCAAGGCTTCTGCGACGCCTGCTTCAGCGGCGATTATCCGGTCCACTTCGACGACGAGGGCCACACCCGCCAGCTGCACCTCTTCGACGCTCTCCAGCAGCGATAGGAGGACGGCCATAAAGACCCAACTCCTTCGTTGTGCTCGGCCCGCTTCGCGTCAACGTACTAAAAGAGTACGCCTCCGCTCGCGGACCTTCGCACGCCTCGGATTTGGGCCTTTCTGACCGTCCTCAAACTTTTTGGAAGACTTCAAATCAGCTTCGAGAAACCCCCAGGCGGGCGTTAAGATTGTTGCGCTCGATCGCGTCTCGCTCGACGTACTAGAAGAATGCGCCTGCGCTCGCCGATTCTTCGTGCGCCTCGTAGCTGGAGCGTTTCTGACCAGCTCTAGACGTTGGAGTGAAGAACGCCTATATAGCCATAACGTCATTCTGAGCGAAGCGAAGAATCTCTCCGCGTCGTTGACAAGTCCCCAGTGATTGACAAGCTGCACCTAGGAATGGCCGTTTGTAAGACCTGAATTAAGACAAAGAACGGCCATGACAAACGAGATGTCGTTTGCCCTGGCCGCTCTCAGAAAATTTGGGGAAGGGTTTTGCTACTTGAGATGACGACTGACCAGCTTGGTCATCTCAAACATCGTGACCTTTTTCTTGCCGCCGAAGACCGCTTTGAGGCTGTCGTCGGCGTTGATCATCGTCCGCTTCGTTTTGTCCTGGAGCCCTCTGCGCTTGATATACTGCCAGAGCTTCTTGGTGACCTCGGTGCGCGGAAGAGCCTTGCTCCCCACAACCTCTGCCAAAGCCGCGGACGGTTGCATCGGTTTCATGAATGCAGCATTCGGTTTGCGTTTCGCCATTTTCTCCTCCTTGGAGTTATTTACTAGTTGGAGTTTATAGCAAAGGAAAGTTTTGTTTACCAGCTTTTTTTTCATTTTTTCGTAGGGCGCGGGTCGCATCCCTGTCCACCGTCCAATCGCCGTTTTCCACCCCGAGCGCCACCCTATAATCCGCCCACGCGCTGGCGGCGGTGACGTAGCCCTGGCGGACGTCCTCGAGAACCTTTTCCGCCGGCCGCTCCAGAGCATCGGCCATGCCGCCGCCTCCGGGGCGATCCAGGCGCAGGAGGTCACCCTTGCGGAGAATGTAATCGCCGAAGCGGGAGGGGAGCCGTTTTTCGTCTTTCGTGCCGGGATTGACGATGCACGCTCCTTTTATTCCCGGTTTTCCTCCCTCGGCGCCCTGGGGCGCGATCAAGTGTTTGTCCGTGCGCATGGAGAAACGGACTTCATCCTGGAGGATGCGGCATTCGCGGACGAAGCCGAGCCCGCCGCGGAACTTGCCCGCGCCGCCGGAATCGGCGATCAGCTCGAAGCGCTCGACCCGGGTGGGAAACTCCGACTCGATGATCTCCACCGGCGCGGTGCGGCAGTTGCTCAAGTGAAAAGCCATTGCCGAGACGCCGTCTTGGCCGGATCTCGCGCCGGTGCCGCCGCTGAATATCTCGTAGTGGACGTAGTCTCTCCCGCCGCCGCTTCGTCCTCCCAGCACCATGGCCGCGCTGCCGGAGCTACCGGCGACTCTCTTCTCCGGCGCGAAACGGGCCAGCGCTCTGAAGAGCGCTTCCACCACGGCCAGCGCCGTCGGCATATACGTGTTGACTGCGCCCGGAAAGCGCGGATGGAGCACGCTGCCTTCGCGGAATGTTGTCCGGCTCACCGCGGCGAGACCCTGATTGATCGGCAAGCATGGATCGACCAGAGAGATGAGGCAGTAAGAGCAACAGGCCCGTACCAGCGACGGCCGGATATTCGCCGGGCCGTGCGTCTGATCGCTCGACCCGCTGAAATCGAAATCGATTCGATCGCCCCGCTTTTCCACTTTCACGTGAATTCGGATGGGACGATCGAGATCGATGCCGTCATGATCCACGAAGCTCTCTCCCTCAGACGCGCCGTCCGGCCACGAGGCGATCGCTTGCCTGACCCGCGCTTCCGTATAGGAAGAGAGCAGCGTCGTCGCCGTGAGAATAATTTCTTTGCCGTAGCGGTTCATCAACTCCGCGAGCCTTTTTTCGCCGAGACGGTCCGCGCCGACCTGCCCGCGAATATCGCCGATCACAAGCTCGGGCGTGCGGCTGTTGGCGCTGATGAGAGCCTCGATCTCTCTCACGGTTTGATGTCGCGCGGCGAATTTCACCGGCGGCAGGTGCAGACCTTCCTGAAAAATTTCCCGTGCCTGGCCCGAGCCGCTTCCGGGCACCATGCCGCCGATATCGCTCTTGTGCGCCATGTTGGCGGCAAAGCCGACCCAGTCATCGTGAAAAAAGATGGGCGTCAGGACCGCCATGTCCGGCGCGTGCGGGCTCCCGCCCAGATACGGATGGTTCATGATGAACGCATCGCCGTCGTGAAGCTCAGAGCGCTTGAAGTGTGTGAGCAGTCCTTCGGCGCAGGCGGGAAACGCGCCCATATGAAGCGGCAGTACGACGTGCTGGGCGATCACCTCGCCGCGGCAGTTTAGAATCGCGCAGCTTGCGTCCTGGGATTCGCGGATGATCGTGGAGAAGCCGGTGCGGAAGAGCGAGTTCTGCATCTCCTGGACGATGCCGGCGAGACGCGCCTGAATGATCTGAAGGGTTATTGCATCAACCGTCATGCTGATGCACCGAGCGCTTGATAGTAGCGATCATCAATGTAGCGTCGCGCCGCCGGGAGCGGCAGCGAAATACGCCCGCTCTCTGCGAGCAGCTCAAGCACAGCGAGCACTCCGGTCTCCGTGGGCGCGAGGCTCGGCGGCGAGGATGGATTCAGATAGAGATCGTAGGTCTGCTCCGCCTGAGCCGGCGGCGTTTCCGTTGCGCGACTCAAAATATCCACGGCTCTGGAGCGATCCGCCACGTTTGCAAGCCATTCCCACGCGTCCTTAAGCGCTCTAAGGAAGTTCACGAATCTTTCATTGACTGCGCCTGTTTTTCGGACGACGCAGACCGTGAACGGATATGCAGGCGCGGCTTCGGTTGAGGAGCCGAGTCATTTTTGTCATCCTGAGCGTCAGCGAAGGATCTCGACCGAAGTCCCATTCCTCATGCGAGATTCTTCGTCGCCTTCGGCTCCTCAGAATGACATAGGAGTCTTTCAGCGGTCTGCAAGTGTTCTTCGCGCTTCGCTCGTCTGCTTCTCGTCGATGGAAAAATCGCCGTTTCCGGATTCGATCGCCACGCCGTATAGCTCGCGCGCTTTCTCCATCGAGACGTAGCCGTTCTTCACGTCGGCCAAAACTTTCAACGGCTCACGCTCCAGCGGATTTCCCAGGCCGCCGCCTCCCGGAGTATCCAGGCATACGACGTCGCCGGGATGGAGCAGATGATCGGAGTAGCGCGAAGGAATGATTTTTTCTTTTTCGGTGTTGGGATTGAGAGTGCACTTTCCCGGTTTTCCGGAAAAGCCGCCCTCGATTCCTTTTGGCGCTACGGCATGCTTGGTGGATCGGAGCGCGAAGCGCGCCTCCTGGTCGAGAAATTCATATTCGCGCACGAACCCCAAACCGCCGCGAAACTTGCCGGCGCCGCCGGAGTCGGAGATCAGCTCGAAGCGCCGGATGCGCGTGGAGAATTCGGATTCGACGATCTCCACCGGAGCGATGCGGGCGTTCGACTGATTGACGTTGGTGCCGGAGACGCCGTCCTTGCCGCTGCGTCCGCCGGAGCCGCCGCCGAAAATCTCGTACTGCACGTAGCTCCGGCCGGTCTTGTTGCTGCGGCCGCCCACGATGATCGAGCGGCTGCTGCACCCGTCCGCCACTTTTTTGTGCGGCGTGATCCGGCTCAAGCCCTCGAAGAGCGCTTCGACCAGGGCGTGCACCGTGGGGTTATACGTGTTCACCGGCGCGGGGAAGCGCGGGTTGACGACGCTGCCGTCGCCGACTTTGATTTCGATCACCCGCGCCATGCCGTGGTTGATCGCGAGCGCCGGATCGACCAGCGCGATCAGACAGTAGGCGCACGCGGCGCGTACGACGGTAGGCCGGATGTTGGCCGGTCCTTTGGTCTGCGCCGCCGAGCCGGTGAAGTCGAAGAATAGGCGGTCGCCTCTTTTCTCGAGCTTCACGTGGATGCGCACGGGTTTGTCCAGCTCGATGCCGTCGCTGTCGACGAAGCGTTCGCCTTCGCCGTTGCCGTCCGGCCACGAGGCGATCTCGCGCCGCACTTTCGACTCGGTCAGCGCAAACAGCGCATCGTAAGAATCGAGCACGGTCTCGCGGCCATATCTTTCCATCAGCTCCTGAAAGCGTCTTTCGCCCAGGCGGTCGGCCCCTACCTGGCCGCGCATGTCGCCGATCACCAGCTCGGGCGTGCGGCTGTTGGCGCCGATGATGTTCTCGATGTCGCCGCTCGGCTCGAAGCGCGCGACGTACTTGATCGGCGGAAGATGAAGCCCTTCCTGAAAAATCTCCCGCGCCTGGCTCCAGCAGCTTCCCGGAACCGGCCCGCCGATGTCGCTTTTGTGCGCCATGTTGGCGGCGAAGCCGACCCACTCGCCCTCGTAAAAAATCGGCGTCAGCACCGCCATGTCCGGCGCGTGCGGGCTCCCGCCCAAGTAGGGATGGTTGGTGATGAAAGCGTCGCCTTCGTGAATCTCGGAAGGCGCGTAGTGCTTGAGCACGCCAGCAGCGCACGCGGGAAAGGCGCCCATGTGGAGCGGCAGGACGACGTGCTGCGCGACGACTTCTCCGCGACAATTTAAAATCGCGCAGCTAGCGTCCTGCGATTCGCGGATGATCGTGGAGTAGCCGGTGCGAAAGAGGGAGTTCTGCATCTCCTGGACGATGCCGGCGAGGCGCGCTTGGATCACTTGGAGAGTTATCGCATCGACCGAAGCCATGAATACCTTGAGTTTTAACCACAAAGAACGCAAAGGGAAGTCCTTCAGACCCTTTTGAGTGCTTTGTGTTCTTTGCGGTTGATTTTCTCCCTACCGCTTGGCCGTGACGATGAGGTTACAGTAATGATCAACCACCGCCGTCTGCTCCGGGTGGATCACCGTCGTCGTGTCAAGTTGCTCGATCACCGCCGGCCCGGCGATCTGGTGGCCCGGCTCCAACAGGTCGCGGCGGTAAATCACGCAATCGAGCAGGCCGTGCTCTTTGCCGAAGAAGATTTTTCGCTCTCCGGTTCTAGCGCCCTCGATTTTTCTTCCCGTCGGTTTCGCCGGAGAAAGCTTCGCCGGGGGAACCATTCCGTGCGAAACCAGGCGCAGGCTCACCAATTCGACCGGCTCGGATTCCGCCTTGTGTCCGTGGGCTTGTTCATGCTGAGCGTCAAAGCGCCGGCGCATGAGATCCAAATCCGCTTTCTTCAGCGGCGGCAGCGGCGAGGTCACGGTCAGCTCGTATCCCTGTCCCGCATAGCGCAGATCGAGAAAAGCTTGCCACGCGATCTCGCCGTCGCCGAAGCCTTCACCGCGGAGATCGTTCTTTGCCTGGTCGGTAAGCTGGGAGAAAAGGCCGTTGATCTCATCGAGATCCAATTCTTTCAGCGGCGCGAGCTTCGATCTCACGTAATCGTGCTTGACGTCGGCAAGCAATAGTCCAAGCGCTGAAGTCACGCCGGGAGTCAATGGGATGAGCAGCGTCGGGATTCCGAGGTCGAGGGCGATCCTTCCGGCGTGCATCGGGCCGCCGCCGCCGAAGGCGATCAGCGTGAAGTCGCGGATGTCGTAGCCGCGCTGGGACGAGACCGCCTTGATCGCTTCTTCCATTTTGACGTTGATGATCTTGAGAATGCCGTCCGCGGATTCGAGCACGTTCAGGCCGAGCGGCTTCGCGATCTTTTCTTCGAGGAGCTTTTCGGCTTTCGCGCGGTTGAGCTTCAACCGGCCGCCGAGAAATTTCTCCGGGTGGAGCACGCCGAGAACGAGATTCGCGTCGGTGATGGTGACCTCTTCTCCTCCCTGGTCATAGCCGATCGGCCCGGGATCGGCGCCGGCGCTGTCCGGTCCGACATGGACGCCGCCGACGGCGTCGATGCGCGCGATCGTTCCGCCTCCGGCGCTGACCGTATGGATGTCGAGCATGGGAAGGCTGATCGGGCGCTGGTTAATCCTGCCTTGGGTCGTGACGCCCGGATTTCCTTCGTGGATGAGCGCCACGTCGCAGCTCGTGCCGCCCATGTCGAAGGTGATGACGTTTTTGATTCCCGCGAGCCGGCTGATGCCGAGCGAAGCGATGACGCCGCCGGCCGGGCCCGAGAGAACGGTCGCGACGGGTTTTTTTGCCGCGCTCTTAAACGTCGCCACGCCGCCGTTCGACTGCATGATATAGAGTCTCGGCGTCGCCACGCCGATCTCCCGCAATCTTTGCTCCAACCGGCCGAGGTAGCGGCTCATCACCGGGGCGATGTAGGCGTTGATCACCGTCGTGCTCAGCCGGTAGAACTCGCGGATCTGCGGCAGCACTTCGCACGAGAGCGACAGGCTCGCTTCGGGAAACTCGCGTTCGACGATTTCCTTGATCGCGAGCTCATGGCCGGGATTCAAGAATGAAAAGAGAAAGCAGGCGGCGATCGACTCGACTTTTTTCCGCTTCAGCCTGCGGACCGCCTGTAACGAAGATTCGACGTCGATCGGTTTCAGCACCGCGCCGCGAAAATCCACCCGCTCGGCAATTTCTTCGGTATAGTACGGTTCGGCGAGCAGCCTTGGCTTCTCAAAAAACAAATCGTACGTCGCTGGCCCGTAGCCGCGCGACTGCTCCATGACTTCGTAAATGCCGCGAAATCCTTCTGTCACGAGCAAACCGGTGCGCGCGCCCTTCTCTTCGAGCAGCGCGTTGGTGCCGACGGTGGTGCCGTGAGAGAAAAAAGAGATGTCTTTCGCCGCGCCGCCGCGGTCGAGCAGCTCTTTGACGCCGTTGAGCACCGCTTGAAACGGTTCCTTCGGCGTCGAAGGAAGTTTTGTGATGCTGATCTCACCGGACTCTTCGTTGAAAAAAACAAAATCCGAAAACGTCCCGCCCGTGTCCACCGTCACGCGGTACTTGGCCATCGTGAGTCTGGCGTAACATTATTCACATGGCCGTTCAACTATGGGCGTAACATTGGCTTCGAAGGTCCCTCGGGTCGCTTGGTTTTAGCCGGCCATCCCTGGTATATTTAGCCCTGAGATTTTCCGTTCAACGGGGCAACTAAGCGGTGGATGTCCTGGGACAAAAGGGATCGAATGAAAAATCGCATCACAAGCGCGGAAGCTAAGAGTTTTAGGGAGCGGTGGAAAACTGTCAACGCCGCCGAGCGGGAGGAACTACTCAAGACTCCAGTCATGCGCAAACTGCTTCAACTCGCTGCTCTCATGGCTTCAGTAAAACCCATGGGGTGGACTGAGGCGCTGGCGGCCGAAGAGGCCGAGGTGCGAGACCGCTGGAGCCGGCTCAGAAAGGCATTAGGTGGGTAAGCCGGAAGAGGCCTTGGCTCCTCTCTTAGCAGCTTTACGCGATCTCGTCTTGTGGTTTGAAAACGCGGACATTCGTGGCGCAGTCATAGGCGGCGTGGCCGCTTCCCTGCTTGGCCGCCCGCGAGTCACGCGGGACGTGGACGCTCTCGCGGTGTTAGATGAACAACAGTGGGAAAAATTCCTCAGCGCAGGGGCAGGGTTCGGGTTTGTCCCAAGGCGTCCTGACGTGCTCCCGTTTGCACGAAGCACGCGCGTTCTATTGGTCCGTCATCACGCAAGCGGCATCGACGTAGATATTGTTTTTGCCGGCTTGCCATTCGAAAAAGAAGCGGTGGCTCGCGCCGAGTCACTGAACTTGGGCGGTTTGCGCATTCCTCTGGTCGTTCCCGAAGATTTGATTATCATGAAGGCAGTCGCTCGCCGACCGCGTGACATCGCGGACATCGAGGCCCTGCTTGACGTTCATCCCAAGCTGAACCTAAGAAGAGTCCGCCGCTGGGTGCGGGAATTTTCGGCCGCGCTGGGAATGCCGGATATCCTGCGCGATTTGGAAAGTATTTTAAAACGGCGGCAGGGGAAAAAACGAAAAAAGTCTCGCCTCTAGAAACTCTCGACGCGAAGCGTCTCCAGCCTTAAACAAAATCCGAAAACGTCCCGCCCGTGTCTACGGTGACGCGGTACTTTGCCATCGTGAGTCTGGCGTAACATTATTCGGAAGGAGCTTCAACCAAGAGTCGGCGGCTGTTGGCTTGCTGGAGAAATCAAGATGACTTTAAGAGGGCAAGAAAGGCGGCGGGTGGAAAGAATCGGGGTGTGTTAGTCAGGCGTGTTCCGATGGCGGACCTCCTTAATTGCTTCACTCACGACTTGACGGGCCTCATCTTCATCGACCGCCCGGTTTCGTTCCCAGCTCTGGTCAAGAAGGGCAAGGACTTCTGCTCGCTTCTGAGAAAGCTTCTCGACCTGCCAGGCTGGGACAACGCCAACTAAAGGTTTACCAGCCATCTCAAGAACGTATTCGCCGTTTTCAGGATCGAACCGTTTTAGGAAGTCTTTCACCTGAGCCGACGCATCGTCGATAGGGACACGCTTGGCCATTTCGTTTCTCCTTCAGTCTCAAGGTTAGCTTGGCGGTCTTGGCCTGTCAAATGCGAGAAATTTCGCCGGACTCTTCGTTGAAAAAAACAAAATCCGAAAACGTCCCGCCGGTGTCCACGGTGACGCGCTACTTGGCCATGGTGAGGTTCACGTAACATTATTCGAAAGGAGGTTCAATGAGACAGGTTAAGGGTGGGACAGTAAAAAAGATTTATGTTGACTTCCGCTTTCGACGGGCATAAAAAGAAGATCAGCTTTGCCATGGTGGCGAGCACGCTATTGTAGGGGTCCTCCCCTCAAGGCGGAGTTAAAGGCGTGCCCTTTACTAGAGGAGGTTTTATGGACTCACCCACCCGTTTCACTTTTCCCGTTATTTCTTTCCGCCATCTCGAGACCCCGTTCCAGAAACAGGGTTATCGGGATTATTTTGCTGTTGTGGAGGTACAGCAGTTACCCGACCTGAGCGGTTGGCGGAAGATCAACGTTCGCGACCCGAAGCTCACGGGCTCTCTCCCCGAGAAAATCCGCGGTAGTGTTCGTGAGAATCCGGAAATGTTTCTATTCATGAATCGCGGCATTGTGTTATCAGCGGAGTCTGTCTCATTTGACAACAAAAGTTCGAAACTCACAATTACGGTAAGAGATCCGAACTTGCATGGACTGTTAGACGGAGGACATAGCTATAACATCCTGCTTGAGGAACGCGAGGGCCTGGAAGAATCCCAGTACGTCAAATTGGAGATCCTTGAGGGCTTTCGGTCGGAAGAAATTCCAAATCTCGTTGACGCCCGAAATTCTTCCACGCAGGTCCGTGATCAGAGCCTGATGAATCTTAGCGGAGAGTTCGAGAAGCTCAAGCAGGCAATTGTAAAATATCGGTATTCAGAGCTGATCGCATACAAGGAGCACGAAGTTCTCGAGGACGGAAGTTCGAAACCGATCGATGTCCGCGACATTATAGCGATTCTCACGACCTTTGACCGCGACCACTTCGATGACAAGGCCCATCCGATCAACGCGTACAGGTCAAAGGCGGCATGTCTCCAGCATTTTTCTGAAAACAAAAAATCATATGAAAAGATTTACCCGCTGGCACATGACATCCTGCAGCTCTATGATTACATTCAGCTGCACCTTCCTGATCTTTACAATAAAGTTCGCGCCAAAAGCGAGGGCGGAGTCGCAGGAGGCAAATTCGGTCGACTTACCGGCGTCACAACGTACAAAGGTAAGCGGAAAGCGACGTTGTACTTCGTCAACAAAGAATCGAAATATGGAGTCCCGGCTGGTTTTGTCTATCCCATTTTGGGAGCCTTTAGAGCTTTGTTGGAGGAAAAGAGTGGACGGTATATCTGGGGGAAAAACCTGGACCCGTTCGAGCTTTTGGAAAACGGCCTCGGAGAACGACTGGCTGATACTATTGGTAATTTTGCCCTCGACGCGAGGAACCCATCCAAAACGGGAAAATCTCCCCTGGTTTGGCAGGCATGTTATCAGGCCAGTCAGGTCGCGTATTTAACGGCATAGAGCCATTTGGCGATCTGGACGGGAGGCGCTGGGATACTGTAGCGCCTCCCGTTGCCTTTAAAGGTGTCGCGATTGATAATAGTTCACCGCGAGCGATTGGCACAGAGAGTTCTAGGAGGAGCACATGCAGGACACGAATTGCTGTTGTGTTCGATTTTGATGACACTCTCGCGCACGGATATTCCTTGCTTTTCGATGCTCCGCGCAAACAAAAACGTTCTTGACAAAGTTTTTGTAGATGAGCGATATTACTTCAAATTTGGCTCAAGACCCTCTGAACTATCTTCGGGCGACAATGACAGAGCCGTTATACAAAGAGATTTGGCAGGACTTCCGCCCCTATGTGCGCGCAATTATCGGGGACCTTTTAGTAGTAACCGCCCTTTGGCTACTTCTAGCTGGTTTCAAGTGGGTCACGACCCTGATACCAATAAAGGGAAAAGCCGCAGAAGTCATCACTGACATTCACTCCGCTGGCGTTGTCGCAGTGTTTGGCATCTTGGCAGGGTTTCTAATTTGGGATATTATTACATTGAAGCGGAGTGAGCACAGGGAAAGATCTAGCCGCAATGACTAGAGACACAAGAACTTATCCGGAGTATGTCAGTAGGCTTTTCCTTGGACTGGCTGTACTTGTTTCTGTAATGCTGGCGGCCGGGTTTACTCGTACGTTAGGGGTACCCGAGACACTTTTCTACTATGGTGTCTTCGGCCTATCAATGTTGTTGACTATGTCAGGCCTAGCTTGGTCACATATTCGCCGCGAAACATCTTCTAGACTGAAATCAGTTCTTATCGTCGAACAGGAAGAGCAGTTGCGTGCGACCTTTTCAGCATTTTGGGAGCATCAAGGGTGGAATGTGCGCACGGTAGCATCCAGCATCGATGCTCTCCAGATGTTAAGTCGGAGCGGTTCGCGGTACGACTTGATTATAATGGATATCGTACTTCCAAACATAAATGCTTTAGAGTTGATAAAAGGTCTAACCGAGAGTTTACCTGATCAATCAATCATCGTCATGCAAAAGGACGAGTCGAAAGATGCACAGGGGAAGCATCTGCGATTTCAGATCGTTGAGTCCACTGCACCTCGTTCGATCCACCGGCTTTTTCAAAAGCTCCTTCGCGAACCAACTCTTTCTCGGGTAGCCGGCGAATCAAACTAATCTGTTTGCATATAGCGCCCTACCTTTAGCCGCACGTAGGAGCGGTCTAGAAACAACTGTTGCGGAAGCTCAAACTGACATTTTTAGCGTTCTGATTCACAGCAAATTTAATGCTTAACGCCATCGTTGCCGTCATCGTCAATGGCGACAAGATTCTCCTGATCGAACGAGGGCCCGCCGTGCCGTTCACGGGATATTGGGGGCCCCTCAGCGGCAAGGTCGAGCCTGGAGAAAGTCAGGATGCTGCCGTCATTCGCGAGTCGATGGAAGAAGTCGGGCTGACGGTTCGGCCGGTGCGCAAGGTGTGGGAGAACATTTCCACGGGCGGACATTACCGGTTGCACTGGTGGCTGGCTGACTATGTGGGCGGAGAATTGCTGCTGGATGAAAGGGAGGCAGCCGCCGCCCGATGGTGCACGGTCGAAGAGATCGCTTCGCTGAAGATCTTTGAGGGAGACCGGGAGTTTTACGAGAAAGTGCTCCCGTCCCTGCTAGAAGCGCGGCACTGAGATGAGTCTCGCTCGACTGACGGCGATGTACGGCAAGCTCGAGGGCGCCGAGGGAAAATTCGCCCGCGATGTGGCGGGCTACATCGGGATAGAAGCCGGGGATCTATACTAAATGGGGAATCGATCTCTCGCCCAGCAATCCTCCTTGACACTCAACCCTCTTTCTCTTTAGGATTGCGGCCGTACCATCCGGAGGACCGATGAAGAAAATCTTCCGCGCGTGCCTTCTCGCGCTGCTTCTCGTCGCGGCCTCACTGGCATCGACTCCCGCCCAGGAAAAGAAACTCGACAAGATCCGCGTCGGCGG
This genomic window from Candidatus Binatia bacterium contains:
- a CDS encoding nucleotidyltransferase; amino-acid sequence: MGKPEEALAPLLAALRDLVLWFENADIRGAVIGGVAASLLGRPRVTRDVDALAVLDEQQWEKFLSAGAGFGFVPRRPDVLPFARSTRVLLVRHHASGIDVDIVFAGLPFEKEAVARAESLNLGGLRIPLVVPEDLIIMKAVARRPRDIADIEALLDVHPKLNLRRVRRWVREFSAALGMPDILRDLESILKRRQGKKRKKSRL
- a CDS encoding SWIB/MDM2 domain-containing protein — protein: MAKRKPNAAFMKPMQPSAALAEVVGSKALPRTEVTKKLWQYIKRRGLQDKTKRTMINADDSLKAVFGGKKKVTMFEMTKLVSRHLK
- the purF gene encoding amidophosphoribosyltransferase, with the translated sequence MFDKFHEECAVMGVYGHPEAANLVYLGLYALQHRGQESSGIVSSDGKILISHRQMGLVADIYKEDVMRRLEGPSAIGHNRYSTTGQSHLRNAQPFVVEYSQGPIAISHNGNLVNAHVLREELEISGSIFQSTSDTEVIIHLIATSKEQSLMSRIVEALSRVRGAYSLLFLTPERMIAARDPSGFRPLVLGKLKSSTPRGGFVVASETCALDLIEADYLREVEPGEIITFGARGMESLKPFPPSPHAKCIFEYIYFSRPDSNLYGRNVYQVRKELGRQLARESAIEADLVTPVPDSGVPAAIGFAEESGIPLEFGLIRNHYVGRTFIEPQQSIRHFGVKIKLNAQREVLQGKRVVVVDDSIVRGTTSRKIIRMLRDAGAKEVHMRISSPPTISPCYYGIDTPTRAELIASTNSTEEIRKFIEADTLAYLSRDGMYTFLKNGEKQGFCDACFSGDYPVHFDDEGHTRQLHLFDALQQR
- a CDS encoding hydantoinase B/oxoprolinase family protein; the encoded protein is MASVDAITLQVIQARLAGIVQEMQNSLFRTGYSTIIRESQDASCAILNCRGEVVAQHVVLPLHMGAFPACAAGVLKHYAPSEIHEGDAFITNHPYLGGSPHAPDMAVLTPIFYEGEWVGFAANMAHKSDIGGPVPGSCWSQAREIFQEGLHLPPIKYVARFEPSGDIENIIGANSRTPELVIGDMRGQVGADRLGERRFQELMERYGRETVLDSYDALFALTESKVRREIASWPDGNGEGERFVDSDGIELDKPVRIHVKLEKRGDRLFFDFTGSAAQTKGPANIRPTVVRAACAYCLIALVDPALAINHGMARVIEIKVGDGSVVNPRFPAPVNTYNPTVHALVEALFEGLSRITPHKKVADGCSSRSIIVGGRSNKTGRSYVQYEIFGGGSGGRSGKDGVSGTNVNQSNARIAPVEIVESEFSTRIRRFELISDSGGAGKFRGGLGFVREYEFLDQEARFALRSTKHAVAPKGIEGGFSGKPGKCTLNPNTEKEKIIPSRYSDHLLHPGDVVCLDTPGGGGLGNPLEREPLKVLADVKNGYVSMEKARELYGVAIESGNGDFSIDEKQTSEARRTLADR
- a CDS encoding hydantoinase B/oxoprolinase family protein, whose product is MTVDAITLQIIQARLAGIVQEMQNSLFRTGFSTIIRESQDASCAILNCRGEVIAQHVVLPLHMGAFPACAEGLLTHFKRSELHDGDAFIMNHPYLGGSPHAPDMAVLTPIFFHDDWVGFAANMAHKSDIGGMVPGSGSGQAREIFQEGLHLPPVKFAARHQTVREIEALISANSRTPELVIGDIRGQVGADRLGEKRLAELMNRYGKEIILTATTLLSSYTEARVRQAIASWPDGASEGESFVDHDGIDLDRPIRIHVKVEKRGDRIDFDFSGSSDQTHGPANIRPSLVRACCSYCLISLVDPCLPINQGLAAVSRTTFREGSVLHPRFPGAVNTYMPTALAVVEALFRALARFAPEKRVAGSSGSAAMVLGGRSGGGRDYVHYEIFSGGTGARSGQDGVSAMAFHLSNCRTAPVEIIESEFPTRVERFELIADSGGAGKFRGGLGFVRECRILQDEVRFSMRTDKHLIAPQGAEGGKPGIKGACIVNPGTKDEKRLPSRFGDYILRKGDLLRLDRPGGGGMADALERPAEKVLEDVRQGYVTAASAWADYRVALGVENGDWTVDRDATRALRKNEKKAGKQNFPLL
- a CDS encoding hydantoinase/oxoprolinase family protein, yielding MAKYRVTVDTGGTFSDFVFFNEESGEISITKLPSTPKEPFQAVLNGVKELLDRGGAAKDISFFSHGTTVGTNALLEEKGARTGLLVTEGFRGIYEVMEQSRGYGPATYDLFFEKPRLLAEPYYTEEIAERVDFRGAVLKPIDVESSLQAVRRLKRKKVESIAACFLFSFLNPGHELAIKEIVEREFPEASLSLSCEVLPQIREFYRLSTTVINAYIAPVMSRYLGRLEQRLREIGVATPRLYIMQSNGGVATFKSAAKKPVATVLSGPAGGVIASLGISRLAGIKNVITFDMGGTSCDVALIHEGNPGVTTQGRINQRPISLPMLDIHTVSAGGGTIARIDAVGGVHVGPDSAGADPGPIGYDQGGEEVTITDANLVLGVLHPEKFLGGRLKLNRAKAEKLLEEKIAKPLGLNVLESADGILKIINVKMEEAIKAVSSQRGYDIRDFTLIAFGGGGPMHAGRIALDLGIPTLLIPLTPGVTSALGLLLADVKHDYVRSKLAPLKELDLDEINGLFSQLTDQAKNDLRGEGFGDGEIAWQAFLDLRYAGQGYELTVTSPLPPLKKADLDLMRRRFDAQHEQAHGHKAESEPVELVSLRLVSHGMVPPAKLSPAKPTGRKIEGARTGERKIFFGKEHGLLDCVIYRRDLLEPGHQIAGPAVIEQLDTTTVIHPEQTAVVDHYCNLIVTAKR